The nucleotide window GCGAATTCCCCGGAACGTCACGGGCAAACCACCGAACGATGCATCCACGATCCCGTCGCCGATCAGGGATGTGAAGAACCACCCGCCACGGCAAGCACACGCTCCACGAAATCCTCGAAGCCTTCGCCGTCTTTCTCGTCATCCCCTTCGGCATCGATCTGCCGCACGGCGACGATCTTCGCTGACGGCACCACCACCAGATACTGCCCCCCATCGCCGTTGCCAAACCACGCCGCCGTGGGTCCCTGCGTGACTTTGAACAATCGGTACGGGCCGATGCCTCGGCTGATCAGATCCGTCATGTAAGTGTCGCGCCAGTTCGCTCCCAGCGCCTTCTTGATGCCTTCCATCATGGACGCCTGGTCATCGAAATGCGCGCCAGCCAGGCCCTTCTGCAACGCGGCGACGGTCGGTTCCGTCACGCCCCGCTTTCGCAGCATGTCGAACGCGGCAGGATCCGTATCGAAGCGTCGGTATGCGGGAGCCAGCCACCAAAGCAGGCCCATGCTGGCTTCGGCCTGCGGCTGCATGAGCGATGCGATGTAATCGGCGGGGAGCAGCTGTTTGCCGTGCCACGCACCCTTGTTCAAAACCAGCTCGCCCAGCTTGCCGAGATCGGCGGCCGTCAGCGGAAGGCCGGCCATCGCATACGGATGGCCGGCGCGATCCTTCTCCCAGGTGCCCGGATGGATATCCATCGCCTTGAAAAGGCCGTCGCGCAGAAAGATATCCATCGGCTTGCCAGCGGCCTTCTCGATGATGCCGCCGAGCAGATTGACCGCCTTGTTGTTGTAACCACCCGGTTCACCGGGCTTGCCCGTCAGCTCGGCCGCGAGCGCGAGCTGAATCGCGTCAGGTGCCGGATAGATCTCCACGTCGGCGCGCACGACATTCTGGATGCCCGACGTGTGGTTCATCAGCATCCGGATCGTGATATCGCGCTTCTTGCCCTGCCGCCACTCCGGATAAAAATCGGCAACGGGTTGATCCAGCGACTTGATGCGTCCGTCAGCCACCAGCTGCCCGATGGCCAGCGCTACCACCGACTTGGTCACGGACATCAGCTCGATCGGGCCCGGAGCCTTGCCACCGGCGTAGTAGTGACCGAGCTCACGGCCGTCTTGCCATACGACGATGGCGTCGCTGCGCGTCGGCGCGCCACGATCGAGCAATTGCTTCAGCGCAGCTTGCTGCGATGCAGGCAGC belongs to Dyella terrae and includes:
- a CDS encoding serine hydrolase domain-containing protein codes for the protein MKVIAHPSTTRAIACLRSKVLLSAALLSVLPLSPVLAAPLPASQQAALKQLLDRGAPTRSDAIVVWQDGRELGHYYAGGKAPGPIELMSVTKSVVALAIGQLVADGRIKSLDQPVADFYPEWRQGKKRDITIRMLMNHTSGIQNVVRADVEIYPAPDAIQLALAAELTGKPGEPGGYNNKAVNLLGGIIEKAAGKPMDIFLRDGLFKAMDIHPGTWEKDRAGHPYAMAGLPLTAADLGKLGELVLNKGAWHGKQLLPADYIASLMQPQAEASMGLLWWLAPAYRRFDTDPAAFDMLRKRGVTEPTVAALQKGLAGAHFDDQASMMEGIKKALGANWRDTYMTDLISRGIGPYRLFKVTQGPTAAWFGNGDGGQYLVVVPSAKIVAVRQIDAEGDDEKDGEGFEDFVERVLAVAGGSSHP